The following are encoded in a window of Bacillus xiapuensis genomic DNA:
- a CDS encoding HNH endonuclease, with product MDHIVPLELFGTNDASNMQLLCETCNTSTGVRSTATSSVNVPFWNL from the coding sequence ATTGACCACATAGTTCCGTTAGAGTTGTTTGGTACTAATGACGCTTCAAATATGCAACTTCTCTGTGAAACTTGCAATACCTCCACGGGGGTACGCTCAACAGCTACCAGCTCGGTAAATGTTCCATTCTGGAACTTGTAA
- a CDS encoding HNH endonuclease has product MEHYGEIGEGYIEGHHIKPISEMVDNEVTKVEDIVLVCANCHCMLHRKRPWFSINELKNLLV; this is encoded by the coding sequence GTGGAACATTACGGTGAAATTGGCGAAGGTTATATTGAAGGTCATCATATAAAACCTATTTCTGAAATGGTTGATAATGAAGTTACGAAAGTTGAAGATATAGTCCTTGTTTGTGCTAATTGTCACTGTATGTTGCACCGTAAAAGACCGTGGTTTTCTATTAACGAATTAAAAAATTTACTGGTTTAG
- a CDS encoding GIY-YIG nuclease family protein, producing the protein MKVIYMITYPNGKIYIGKDLTDNINYFGSASSKLIAKDFTREQRKDFTIRKQILWESETATDKEVNVKEVEYIRKFQSNNPSIGYNQTPKFKQIK; encoded by the coding sequence ATGAAAGTTATATATATGATTACGTATCCTAACGGTAAGATTTACATTGGCAAGGATTTGACAGACAATATTAACTATTTTGGAAGTGCTAGTAGCAAGTTAATAGCGAAGGATTTTACAAGGGAACAACGGAAGGATTTTACCATACGTAAACAAATATTATGGGAGTCAGAAACTGCTACTGATAAAGAAGTTAACGTTAAAGAGGTTGAATACATTAGGAAATTTCAATCAAATAATCCGTCAATTGGTTACAATCAAACTCCAAAATTCAAGCAAATAAAATAA
- a CDS encoding DUF5655 domain-containing protein, with translation MGDIKLFRLNGNTVNELEGQSVAVEKSLQHIIEQHLETFLGIRFLASEHSTGKKHAGRIDTLGIDENNSPVIIEYKRSINENVINQGLFYLDWLLDHKAEFELMVMRKYGQTFSDAIDWSSPRLLCIAGGFTKYDEHAVQQINRNIELYQYKHYIDGLLLLDLVNATTAQTVHIEKDTPTATATHRNTRVKTVSDYLEQANMELTDRFETLKAYMMALGDDVQMKILKHYIAFKRIKNFACVEIHPQTGKILLYLKVKPDTITLEQGFTRDVSNIGHFGTGDLEVTISNNEDIERAKRFINMAYDVS, from the coding sequence TTGGGCGATATAAAGCTATTTAGGTTAAACGGTAATACAGTAAATGAATTAGAAGGGCAATCCGTTGCCGTTGAAAAATCGTTACAACACATAATTGAACAGCATTTAGAAACCTTTTTAGGCATACGCTTTTTAGCCTCTGAACATAGCACGGGTAAAAAGCATGCAGGCAGAATTGACACGCTAGGCATTGATGAAAACAATTCACCCGTAATTATAGAATATAAACGATCAATAAACGAAAATGTTATTAATCAGGGGTTATTTTACCTTGATTGGTTACTAGACCATAAAGCGGAATTTGAACTAATGGTTATGCGTAAGTATGGGCAAACCTTTTCAGACGCTATTGACTGGAGCAGCCCTCGTTTACTTTGTATTGCGGGCGGTTTTACTAAGTATGACGAGCACGCCGTACAACAAATAAACCGTAATATAGAGCTTTATCAGTACAAACATTATATTGACGGGCTACTATTATTAGATTTAGTTAATGCAACAACGGCACAAACCGTACATATCGAAAAGGATACGCCTACTGCTACTGCAACACACCGAAATACACGGGTTAAAACGGTATCTGACTATTTAGAGCAAGCAAATATGGAATTAACTGATAGATTTGAAACATTAAAAGCCTATATGATGGCGTTAGGCGATGATGTCCAAATGAAAATACTTAAACACTACATAGCGTTTAAACGTATTAAAAACTTTGCTTGCGTTGAGATACACCCGCAAACAGGAAAAATTCTTTTATACCTTAAAGTTAAGCCCGATACTATAACACTAGAACAAGGTTTTACCCGTGATGTTAGCAATATAGGGCATTTTGGAACGGGGGATTTAGAGGTTACTATTTCTAACAACGAAGATATTGAAAGGGCTAAACGGTTTATTAACATGGCTTATGATGTGAGCTAA
- a CDS encoding ATP-binding protein, whose protein sequence is MRRVTIQTKILGLALSLSLFLIFTLTAYYTYMEGRQMQADRGRLALGLAKTIASMPTVVDSLKAGDPSRNIQPIAERIRRKTGAEFIVVGNAQGIRYSHPRLSEIGKPMIGGDNDRALLKGESYVSEARGSLGISMRGKAPVFDHDGDIIGVVSVGFLVEEVQKQILRDLSKEVGVSLIALVISVIGSYLLARSIRQDTLGLEPAEIARLYKEKNAVLHSVKEGILAVDRNGVIRSMNQPAKKLLDIQKSVRDLKVDHLFPSAYLYEVLKTGKPQVDKEMQWRHKKIIMNCTPIFDSGSVSGAVVSFRDKTEVEQMVNTLSEVKMYSDDLRAQTHEFTNKLYVLSGLLQLGQYEEAIDMLQNETTKLDSLNRIVFEQIKDIKVQAILLGKLGKASEKKVIFEIDPQSYLETLPNHIKLSELTLILGNIMDNAFDAVADEEEPRVSFFATDIGEDIIFEVSDNGKGIKQEDLSLIFELGFTSKEDSLPRGYGLSNVDNAVKELGGIVEVHSEKGNTTFTVFLPKRQGGEKNG, encoded by the coding sequence ATGCGGAGAGTGACGATTCAAACCAAGATTCTAGGATTAGCCTTGTCTTTAAGCTTATTCTTAATTTTCACGTTAACGGCCTATTATACTTATATGGAAGGCAGGCAGATGCAAGCAGACCGGGGGCGTCTGGCATTGGGGTTAGCGAAAACGATCGCCTCCATGCCAACTGTTGTCGACTCTTTGAAGGCAGGAGATCCTTCCCGTAACATTCAGCCGATCGCTGAGCGCATCCGCCGAAAAACAGGGGCTGAATTTATTGTTGTGGGGAATGCGCAAGGAATTCGCTATTCCCATCCGCGTCTATCGGAAATAGGAAAGCCGATGATAGGCGGAGACAATGATCGGGCGCTTCTGAAGGGGGAGTCTTATGTTTCGGAAGCGCGTGGTTCTCTTGGGATTTCTATGAGGGGAAAGGCGCCGGTTTTTGATCATGATGGCGATATTATCGGTGTTGTTTCCGTTGGTTTTTTAGTGGAAGAAGTTCAGAAACAAATCCTCAGGGACCTGTCGAAAGAGGTGGGCGTATCTCTTATTGCCCTTGTGATATCTGTGATCGGCAGTTATTTGCTTGCCAGGAGCATACGTCAGGATACGCTTGGACTGGAGCCTGCTGAAATTGCCCGCTTGTATAAAGAAAAAAACGCGGTACTTCATTCGGTGAAAGAGGGGATTTTAGCTGTTGACCGAAATGGCGTGATCCGGTCGATGAATCAGCCGGCTAAAAAACTGCTGGATATTCAAAAGTCTGTCCGTGATTTAAAGGTGGATCACCTTTTTCCTTCCGCTTATTTATACGAGGTCCTCAAAACAGGGAAGCCGCAAGTGGATAAAGAAATGCAATGGCGTCATAAAAAAATCATTATGAATTGCACACCGATATTTGACAGCGGCAGTGTAAGCGGGGCAGTCGTTTCGTTTCGCGACAAAACAGAAGTTGAGCAGATGGTGAATACGCTGTCAGAGGTGAAGATGTATTCAGATGATTTAAGAGCTCAAACGCATGAATTTACAAATAAATTATATGTGCTATCCGGATTGCTTCAATTAGGCCAATATGAAGAAGCAATCGATATGCTGCAAAATGAAACAACGAAATTAGATTCTTTAAACCGAATTGTATTTGAACAGATCAAAGATATAAAAGTACAAGCTATTTTGCTTGGAAAGCTGGGCAAAGCCTCTGAAAAAAAAGTCATCTTTGAAATTGATCCGCAGAGTTACTTGGAAACGTTACCAAATCATATAAAGTTATCTGAGCTAACCTTGATTCTAGGAAATATTATGGACAATGCCTTTGATGCTGTTGCCGATGAGGAAGAACCGCGTGTCAGTTTTTTCGCCACTGATATCGGAGAGGATATTATTTTTGAAGTGAGTGACAACGGCAAGGGGATCAAACAAGAGGATCTTTCTCTCATCTTTGAGCTGGGCTTTACTTCAAAAGAGGACAGCCTGCCAAGAGGGTACGGACTGTCCAATGTGGACAACGCTGTAAAAGAACTGGGGGGAATCGTAGAGGTGCACAGTGAAAAAGGAAACACCACCTTTACAGTATTTCTGCCTAAAAGACAGGGAGGGGAGAAAAATGGCTAA
- a CDS encoding response regulator, whose product MANIRAVIAEDDFRVANIHEKFLRKFADIEVVGKALSAKQTLELLEEKQPDLLLLDVYMPDQLGSDLLPIIRENYSQVDILMITAATDRDILKKALRYGVEYFLIKPVKMERFDQIIKEYQHKRKLLHAKQEVDQEVVDLVFKKLIKRPVAASRKGRLPKGIDKITLSKVREVLAGSEEGLTTEQASDQIGVSRTTARRYLEYLVSIHECKAEVGYGVVGRPERKYYQI is encoded by the coding sequence ATGGCTAATATAAGAGCGGTTATTGCGGAGGATGATTTCCGCGTAGCCAATATTCATGAGAAATTCTTGCGTAAATTTGCTGACATTGAGGTGGTGGGAAAGGCGCTAAGTGCCAAGCAAACTCTTGAATTGCTGGAAGAAAAACAGCCGGATCTGCTCCTCCTCGATGTGTATATGCCCGATCAGCTTGGATCCGATTTGCTCCCGATCATACGCGAGAATTACAGCCAGGTGGACATCCTGATGATTACCGCAGCTACCGACCGGGATATACTGAAAAAGGCGCTCCGTTATGGTGTGGAGTATTTCTTGATCAAACCGGTGAAGATGGAGCGGTTTGATCAAATTATTAAAGAATACCAGCATAAACGAAAGCTGCTGCATGCTAAACAGGAAGTGGACCAAGAGGTGGTGGACTTGGTCTTTAAGAAACTTATCAAGCGTCCAGTTGCAGCCAGCAGGAAAGGCCGGCTGCCAAAAGGGATTGATAAGATCACACTGTCAAAAGTAAGAGAGGTGCTTGCCGGAAGTGAAGAAGGCTTAACCACTGAACAGGCGAGTGATCAAATTGGCGTTTCGCGGACAACAGCCAGACGCTATTTAGAATATTTAGTGTCTATTCATGAGTGCAAAGCTGAAGTGGGATATGGCGTAGTGGGGAGACCTGAACGGAAATATTATCAAATCTGA
- a CDS encoding CitMHS family transporter translates to MLAVLGFLMILVFMILIMTERLSAMIALIVVPVVFALLGGFGSEIGPMALEGIKSVAPTGIMILFAILFFGILIDAGVFDPIIHTILKVVKGDPLKIAVGTAALALFISLDGDGTTTYMITISAMLPLYKRIGMRPLILAGIAVSASGVMNLLPWGGPTARVMTALNLEMSEVFTPVIPAMIGGVLFVLFMSYLLGRKERKRIGVIELDFSTAAKEAAATAEGNNLKRPKLIVFNYALTIILLVSLIMELLPTTVLFMIGFAIAITVNYPKVTEQKARVANYADNALSVVSMIFAAGIFTGLLSGTGMVDAMANSMIQHIPDEMGSHFAVITAIISAPFTFFMSNDAFYYGVLPLLAKAGAAYGIDPAMIGRASLFGLPVHLLSPLVPSTYLLVGMVGEDFGALQRSFLKWACGSTAVLIIVALVLGIIPL, encoded by the coding sequence ATGCTTGCAGTGTTAGGGTTTTTAATGATCTTGGTTTTTATGATTTTAATTATGACAGAACGTTTGTCAGCGATGATTGCTCTGATTGTCGTGCCCGTTGTTTTCGCTCTCTTAGGCGGGTTCGGCAGTGAAATAGGGCCGATGGCGTTAGAAGGGATTAAAAGTGTGGCGCCAACAGGCATCATGATTTTATTTGCTATTCTCTTCTTCGGTATTTTGATTGATGCAGGAGTATTTGATCCTATTATTCATACGATTCTTAAGGTGGTAAAGGGAGATCCATTAAAGATCGCCGTCGGTACGGCGGCTTTGGCACTGTTTATTTCATTAGATGGGGACGGTACCACTACTTATATGATTACGATTTCAGCCATGCTTCCTCTTTACAAAAGGATTGGAATGAGACCGCTGATACTAGCGGGAATTGCTGTTTCAGCTTCAGGGGTGATGAACCTGCTCCCATGGGGAGGCCCGACAGCCCGGGTTATGACGGCTTTGAATCTCGAAATGTCAGAGGTGTTTACACCTGTGATCCCTGCCATGATTGGCGGCGTTCTGTTTGTTCTGTTCATGTCTTATCTGCTCGGCCGAAAAGAAAGAAAGCGGATTGGAGTTATTGAGCTGGATTTTAGCACGGCAGCTAAAGAAGCGGCGGCAACAGCTGAAGGCAATAATCTTAAGCGTCCTAAACTGATTGTCTTTAACTATGCCTTAACTATTATCCTTCTAGTCTCTCTTATTATGGAATTATTGCCGACAACAGTATTGTTTATGATCGGTTTTGCAATCGCAATTACCGTTAATTATCCGAAGGTGACAGAGCAGAAAGCGCGGGTTGCCAATTATGCGGATAATGCGCTATCCGTTGTTTCCATGATTTTTGCTGCCGGAATTTTTACTGGGCTTCTATCGGGAACTGGCATGGTAGATGCCATGGCGAATTCCATGATTCAGCATATTCCGGATGAAATGGGTTCGCATTTTGCGGTGATTACAGCCATTATTAGTGCACCGTTTACTTTCTTTATGTCCAACGATGCTTTTTACTATGGTGTCCTGCCGCTGCTTGCTAAAGCGGGAGCTGCCTACGGAATTGACCCTGCTATGATCGGAAGGGCTTCGCTTTTTGGCCTGCCGGTTCATTTGCTGAGTCCGCTTGTTCCTTCCACTTATCTGCTGGTAGGAATGGTGGGAGAGGATTTTGGGGCTCTGCAGCGTTCTTTCTTAAAGTGGGCCTGCGGTTCGACAGCCGTTCTCATCATCGTGGCTCTCGTATTAGGAATTATCCCGCTGTAG
- a CDS encoding ATP-binding protein — translation MADFYWQQSLLVTSNLEFSGGDCILSDSRLTAAPVDCLIYRIRFISYEAESYRLTRCPVTNKITEVFIGERLCKKRCTFF, via the coding sequence ATTGCTGATTTTTACTGGCAACAGAGTTTGCTTGTTACATCTAACTTGGAATTTAGCGGAGGGGATTGCATTCTTTCAGACAGCCGGCTGACAGCTGCACCGGTGGATTGTCTGATTTACCGTATCCGCTTCATAAGCTATGAGGCTGAAAGTTATCGCCTGACGAGATGCCCTGTCACGAACAAGATAACTGAAGTTTTCATTGGTGAGAGGCTATGTAAAAAACGTTGCACTTTTTTCTAG
- a CDS encoding RNA-guided endonuclease TnpB family protein: protein MANKAYKFRLYPTKEQEQLLAKTFGCVRFVYNKMLAERKKTYEQFKGDKETLKKQKFPTPAKYKAEFEWLKEVDSLALANAQLHLQKAYKNFFSGRAEFPKFKNRKARQSYTTNVVNGNMMLLDGYIKLPKLKLVKVKQHREIPSHHLIKSCTVSRTKTGKYYVSILTEYEHQPVQKEVQAVVGLDFSMNGLFVDSETGKTANYPRFYRQALEKLAKAQRILSRRKKGSIRWHKQRLKVAKLHERIADQRKDFLHKESQKLARRYDCVVIEDLNMKGMSQALNFGKSVADHAWGMFTTFLRYKLEEQGKKLIKIDKWFPSSKTCSCCGQVKEGLSLSERLFHCDCGFAADRDWNASINIKHEGLRLLA, encoded by the coding sequence ATGGCAAACAAAGCCTATAAGTTCCGTCTGTATCCAACGAAAGAACAAGAACAACTTCTTGCCAAAACCTTCGGCTGTGTTCGTTTCGTCTACAACAAAATGTTAGCTGAACGAAAGAAAACTTATGAACAATTCAAGGGTGATAAGGAAACGCTAAAGAAACAAAAGTTTCCCACTCCTGCTAAGTATAAGGCTGAGTTTGAATGGCTTAAAGAAGTGGACAGCCTTGCACTGGCAAACGCTCAGCTACATTTGCAGAAGGCGTACAAAAATTTCTTCTCTGGACGTGCTGAATTTCCGAAGTTCAAAAACCGTAAAGCAAGACAATCCTACACAACCAATGTGGTAAACGGAAACATGATGCTTTTGGATGGCTATATCAAATTACCGAAATTGAAACTCGTAAAAGTTAAGCAGCATCGGGAAATTCCGTCACATCATCTCATCAAGTCTTGTACCGTTTCTCGAACAAAAACAGGAAAATACTACGTTTCCATTCTCACCGAATACGAACATCAACCTGTACAAAAAGAAGTACAAGCTGTCGTTGGCTTGGATTTTTCCATGAATGGCTTATTTGTCGATAGTGAAACAGGTAAGACAGCCAATTACCCTCGTTTTTATCGTCAAGCCCTGGAAAAATTGGCAAAGGCACAGCGTATTCTATCACGCAGAAAGAAAGGCTCTATTCGTTGGCACAAACAGCGACTAAAAGTGGCGAAGCTGCATGAAAGGATTGCAGACCAACGAAAAGACTTTCTGCATAAGGAATCACAAAAATTAGCGAGACGGTATGATTGCGTAGTGATCGAAGACCTCAACATGAAGGGAATGTCACAAGCCCTCAATTTCGGCAAAAGCGTTGCCGATCATGCATGGGGCATGTTCACGACTTTTCTTAGGTACAAGTTAGAAGAGCAAGGGAAAAAGCTTATCAAAATAGATAAGTGGTTTCCCTCATCCAAAACTTGTTCATGTTGCGGTCAAGTAAAGGAAGGTCTATCTCTTTCTGAACGCCTATTTCATTGTGATTGTGGGTTTGCGGCAGATAGAGATTGGAATGCTTCTATCAATATCAAGCATGAAGGATTGCGATTGTTAGCATGA
- a CDS encoding coenzyme F420-0:L-glutamate ligase, with product MERLVGTVVRGLRGPIINQGDCIEQIVVDSVLKASEAEGFQIRDKDIVTVTESIVARAQGNYATVDHIAADVRSKFGDDTIGVIFPILSRNRFANCLHGIAKGAKKKIVLMLSYPSDEVGNHLIDIDRLDEKGINPWTDVLTEQEFRENFGENKHPFTGVDYIEYYKSIIAEHGVECEVIFSNHAQTILDYTGSVLTCDIHTRFRTKRILKKHGAKKIYNLDDILSESIDGSGYNPDYGLLGSNKATEDSVKLFPHNAQPIVDKIQQMLKEKTGKTVEVMIYGDGAFKDPAGKIWELADPVVSPAYTAGLAGTPNEVKLKYLADNNFADLQGEELKAAITDYINNKGENLVGAMEAQGTTPRKLTDLIGSLSDLTSGSGDKGTPIIYIQGYFDNYTD from the coding sequence TTGGAAAGATTAGTGGGAACAGTGGTCAGAGGTTTACGCGGCCCGATCATCAACCAGGGAGACTGCATTGAACAAATTGTAGTCGACAGCGTATTGAAAGCTTCCGAGGCGGAAGGGTTTCAAATCAGGGATAAAGACATCGTAACGGTTACAGAATCGATCGTTGCGCGGGCACAAGGAAACTATGCAACAGTGGATCATATTGCCGCAGATGTCCGCTCCAAATTCGGTGACGACACAATTGGTGTGATCTTCCCGATATTAAGCCGCAACCGTTTTGCCAACTGTCTTCACGGGATAGCAAAAGGGGCGAAGAAGAAAATTGTCTTAATGCTGAGCTATCCGTCTGACGAAGTTGGCAATCATTTAATTGACATAGATCGTCTGGATGAAAAAGGAATCAATCCTTGGACGGATGTGTTGACAGAACAAGAATTCCGCGAGAATTTCGGCGAGAACAAGCACCCGTTTACAGGTGTTGATTACATTGAATACTATAAATCCATTATCGCGGAGCATGGCGTTGAATGCGAGGTCATCTTCTCCAACCACGCCCAAACGATTTTAGATTATACAGGCAGTGTACTTACATGCGATATTCATACTAGATTCCGCACGAAGCGCATCTTGAAAAAGCATGGCGCCAAGAAGATCTATAATCTCGATGATATTTTATCCGAGTCTATTGACGGCAGCGGCTATAATCCGGACTACGGTCTGCTCGGTTCCAATAAAGCAACAGAGGACAGCGTGAAATTATTCCCGCATAATGCCCAACCGATCGTCGATAAAATCCAGCAAATGCTGAAAGAAAAAACCGGAAAAACGGTAGAAGTAATGATCTATGGCGACGGTGCTTTCAAAGATCCGGCAGGGAAGATCTGGGAGCTGGCAGATCCAGTTGTTTCCCCAGCTTACACAGCTGGTTTAGCTGGCACGCCAAATGAAGTGAAGTTAAAGTATCTAGCTGATAATAACTTTGCTGATTTACAAGGGGAAGAGCTGAAAGCAGCGATCACCGACTATATTAACAACAAAGGGGAAAACCTTGTCGGAGCGATGGAAGCGCAAGGAACAACCCCGAGAAAATTAACGGACTTAATCGGCTCTTTATCGGACTTGACTTCTGGAAGCGGCGATAAAGGTACACCTATCATTTATATCCAAGGTTATTTCGACAACTATACCGATTAA
- a CDS encoding LysR family transcriptional regulator, producing MVNKLDLYRVFCIIGKNKSFSKAAKELFMTQPAVSQAIMQLERELDTRLFNRTPKGVSFTNEGKLLFEYVHSAINLMEAGENKLLEFKNLTTGELKIGVGDTISKYFLLPYLEAFRRKYPNIKLRIVNGTTDELIAILKSGEVDIGFCNFPVDDAALELQPCFEVHDIFVSGEKFKKLLEKPVSIEELLKLPLIFLEQKSNSRKYVEEHFLSKGIQISPEFELGSHDLLLEFAKTNLGIACVTREFSKDYLRKGLVYEVKLIEEIPKRHIGMCYLKSVPLSPASTKFVELIESQQLSF from the coding sequence ATGGTGAATAAATTAGATTTATACAGAGTGTTTTGTATTATCGGAAAGAATAAAAGCTTCTCCAAGGCTGCTAAAGAATTATTTATGACCCAGCCGGCTGTCAGCCAAGCGATCATGCAATTAGAGAGGGAACTGGACACCCGTCTTTTTAACCGAACACCTAAGGGGGTTTCTTTCACTAATGAAGGAAAGCTTTTGTTTGAATATGTTCATTCCGCCATTAATTTAATGGAAGCTGGGGAAAACAAGCTGTTGGAATTTAAGAATTTAACAACGGGAGAATTAAAGATCGGAGTGGGAGACACGATTTCGAAGTATTTTCTTCTTCCTTATTTAGAAGCTTTTCGCCGAAAATATCCAAATATAAAGCTGAGAATCGTCAATGGAACAACTGATGAGCTGATTGCGATTTTAAAGTCGGGAGAAGTAGATATCGGGTTTTGCAATTTTCCTGTAGATGACGCGGCTCTGGAACTGCAGCCTTGTTTTGAGGTTCACGATATCTTTGTTTCCGGTGAAAAATTTAAGAAGCTATTAGAGAAGCCCGTCAGCATTGAGGAATTATTAAAATTGCCGCTCATTTTTCTTGAGCAGAAGTCTAATTCCCGTAAGTATGTAGAGGAGCATTTTTTATCGAAGGGCATTCAGATTTCCCCTGAATTTGAATTAGGCTCACATGATTTATTACTCGAATTCGCCAAAACAAACTTAGGCATTGCTTGTGTGACAAGAGAGTTTTCTAAAGATTATTTAAGAAAGGGATTGGTATATGAAGTGAAACTAATAGAGGAAATTCCCAAGCGGCATATTGGAATGTGTTATTTAAAAAGCGTCCCGCTCTCGCCGGCTTCCACAAAATTTGTAGAACTGATCGAATCACAGCAGCTATCTTTCTAA
- the queG gene encoding tRNA epoxyqueuosine(34) reductase QueG, with protein MDYDALKQEIIEYSRTIGIDKIGFASAAPFTELKNRLIRQQELGFASGFEEKDIEKRVDPAKIFEQPRSIIAIALAYPSKMEEGIRGKRGERRGIFCRASWGEDYHVILRDRLSKLEEFISSRVPEARFRSMVDTGELSDRAVAERAGIGWSGKNCSIITPEFGSYVYLGEMITNLPFAPDQPIEDQCGTCTKCLDACPTGALVQGGQLNAQRCIAFLTQTKDFLPEEFRSKLGNRLYGCDTCQTVCPKNKGVDVHIHSEMEPSPEEVKPLLEPLLTISNKEFKQRFGEMSGSWRGKKPIQRNAIIALAHFKEASAVPALTQVLNEDVRPVIRGTAAWALGKIGGSSAKAALIRAKEKEKDQEVIREIEAALDFFSQ; from the coding sequence ATGGATTATGATGCGTTAAAGCAAGAGATCATAGAGTACAGCCGGACAATCGGTATAGATAAAATCGGTTTCGCTTCCGCTGCGCCTTTTACAGAATTGAAAAATCGGCTGATTCGCCAGCAGGAGCTTGGGTTTGCGTCGGGTTTTGAAGAAAAGGATATCGAAAAGCGTGTTGATCCCGCTAAAATATTTGAACAGCCGCGCTCGATTATTGCGATTGCCTTAGCGTATCCTTCGAAAATGGAGGAAGGAATAAGGGGAAAACGCGGCGAACGAAGGGGGATTTTCTGCCGGGCCTCCTGGGGGGAAGATTATCACGTCATCCTTAGAGACCGATTAAGCAAGCTGGAGGAGTTTATTTCTTCCAGGGTGCCCGAAGCCCGCTTTCGTTCCATGGTGGATACAGGAGAGCTCTCGGACCGTGCGGTAGCTGAACGGGCGGGGATCGGCTGGAGCGGAAAAAACTGTTCAATTATTACGCCTGAGTTCGGCTCTTATGTCTATCTGGGTGAAATGATTACGAACTTGCCGTTTGCCCCTGATCAGCCGATAGAAGATCAGTGCGGCACATGCACGAAATGCTTGGATGCTTGTCCAACGGGGGCACTCGTTCAAGGAGGACAGCTGAATGCCCAGCGCTGTATCGCTTTTTTGACGCAAACGAAGGATTTTCTGCCAGAGGAGTTTCGCAGCAAGCTGGGAAACCGCTTATACGGGTGTGATACGTGCCAGACGGTATGCCCGAAGAATAAAGGAGTGGATGTTCACATTCATTCCGAGATGGAGCCGTCGCCAGAGGAAGTGAAACCTTTGCTCGAGCCGCTCTTGACCATCAGCAATAAAGAATTTAAGCAAAGATTCGGTGAAATGTCGGGTTCCTGGAGAGGAAAGAAGCCGATTCAGCGGAATGCGATCATTGCTTTGGCTCATTTCAAAGAAGCTTCTGCCGTGCCTGCCTTGACGCAAGTGCTAAATGAGGATGTTCGTCCAGTGATAAGAGGAACGGCCGCATGGGCGTTAGGAAAAATCGGCGGATCCTCTGCGAAAGCGGCCCTCATACGGGCGAAAGAAAAAGAAAAGGATCAAGAGGTCATCCGGGAAATTGAAGCTGCACTGGATTTTTTCTCGCAATAA
- a CDS encoding amidase domain-containing protein, with protein sequence MHEELQKGLELRIKQLLSDKAICHEEKFNRKKQLAEMRKSKIVKVKALGKILFEREDKLYYKVHLKYLIKQGDSLYLEEEIENRVAALYKNKIVDDQEERIVADSPPLDKLLEEGDQDDGRAVFQYDRLQAVQYAERWWNSYNPAYPKFAVDCTNYISQCLHAGGAPMRGYPNRSKGWWLRHKNWSYSWSVAHALRWFLPSSSSGLRAEEAESPQQLEQGDVICYDFQGNGRFDHNVIVTAKDAQGMPLVNAHTSNSRMRYWSYEDSTAYTDNIQYKFFKIKDDFS encoded by the coding sequence GTGCATGAAGAACTTCAAAAAGGATTAGAGCTGCGCATCAAGCAGCTGCTGTCGGATAAAGCGATTTGTCATGAGGAGAAATTCAACAGAAAGAAACAGCTAGCAGAAATGAGAAAAAGCAAGATTGTTAAAGTGAAAGCCCTAGGGAAAATTCTCTTTGAAAGAGAGGATAAGCTGTATTACAAAGTTCATTTGAAATATTTAATCAAGCAGGGAGATTCTCTCTATCTGGAAGAAGAAATTGAAAATCGGGTGGCCGCTCTGTATAAGAACAAGATCGTAGACGATCAGGAGGAACGGATCGTAGCAGATTCACCTCCGCTCGATAAGCTTTTGGAAGAGGGCGATCAGGATGACGGGAGAGCGGTTTTTCAATATGACCGTTTGCAGGCGGTCCAATATGCTGAGCGCTGGTGGAATAGCTATAATCCCGCTTATCCTAAGTTTGCCGTTGACTGCACTAATTACATTTCTCAATGCTTGCATGCGGGAGGTGCGCCAATGAGGGGGTACCCGAACAGAAGCAAGGGATGGTGGCTGCGGCATAAGAATTGGAGCTACAGCTGGTCTGTTGCCCATGCTCTGCGCTGGTTTTTGCCCTCCTCCTCCTCCGGTCTGCGGGCCGAGGAAGCAGAAAGCCCGCAGCAGCTGGAGCAAGGGGATGTCATTTGCTATGATTTCCAAGGAAACGGCCGCTTTGATCATAATGTGATTGTGACCGCGAAGGATGCTCAGGGCATGCCGCTTGTGAATGCCCATACGTCCAACAGCCGCATGCGCTATTGGAGCTACGAGGATTCCACTGCTTATACCGATAATATTCAATATAAATTTTTTAAGATCAAAGATGATTTTTCCTAA